A single Bacillota bacterium DNA region contains:
- the yqfD gene encoding sporulation protein YqfD translates to MRDLWAYLLGYLVLTVQGEHPERFINLALTRGVFLWDIAWIDGQLLLVRVYAASFRGLRHIARRARCRVRIRAKRGLPFLIHRLRRRKMLAGGALVFCLLLYLFSSFIWTVEVAGTRRIPPAAVLRAAARAGLHPGVFRFRVEPNGVADFLMQELPGVAFAEVHIKGTRARIRITEKALAERDRGPSHVVAKKDGLIKELLVLAGSPRVQEGDVVRRGQILISGVVAAPFPAPEGAGSPPAPSLPRYVRAQGIVRARVWYRGYGEAPRTEVLERITGRAVRIVCIRMEQKEIIIKGPRRIPYALYRARVHRRKFPRWRSITLPVEFVTIEVKEIRRVRVTRSYEEALRLAARRARERLAELVPAGVPVVKRQVKVLQGGDQGPVRVVITAEAVEDIGRERPFQAPRNLGEPRVPENPGGRDNPAID, encoded by the coding sequence GTGCGGGATCTTTGGGCCTATCTGCTGGGATACCTTGTTTTAACCGTTCAGGGGGAGCACCCGGAGCGCTTCATCAATCTGGCCTTAACGCGGGGGGTTTTCCTCTGGGATATCGCCTGGATCGACGGGCAGCTCCTTCTGGTCAGGGTTTATGCGGCCTCCTTCAGGGGGTTGCGCCACATTGCCAGGCGGGCGCGCTGCCGCGTCCGGATCCGGGCGAAGCGGGGCCTTCCCTTCCTCATCCACCGCCTGCGGCGCCGGAAGATGCTGGCGGGAGGGGCCCTTGTTTTCTGTCTGCTCCTCTACCTTTTTTCCTCCTTTATCTGGACCGTTGAAGTGGCGGGAACGAGGCGGATACCGCCTGCCGCGGTCCTGCGGGCCGCCGCCCGCGCCGGTTTGCATCCGGGCGTCTTCCGGTTCCGGGTGGAGCCGAACGGGGTTGCCGACTTCCTGATGCAGGAGCTTCCCGGGGTCGCCTTTGCGGAGGTTCACATAAAGGGGACGCGGGCGCGGATCAGAATTACAGAGAAAGCACTCGCCGAAAGAGACAGGGGCCCCTCTCATGTTGTGGCGAAAAAAGACGGGTTGATTAAAGAGCTTCTGGTTCTTGCAGGGTCGCCCCGCGTTCAGGAGGGGGATGTCGTCCGGAGGGGGCAGATCCTTATTTCCGGGGTCGTTGCCGCTCCCTTCCCAGCCCCGGAGGGTGCCGGGTCGCCTCCTGCCCCTTCTCTCCCCCGCTACGTGAGGGCGCAGGGGATCGTCCGGGCGCGCGTTTGGTACAGAGGGTACGGGGAGGCCCCCCGCACGGAGGTGCTTGAGCGAATAACGGGGAGGGCAGTACGGATCGTCTGCATCAGGATGGAACAAAAGGAAATAATTATAAAAGGCCCCCGCCGCATTCCCTATGCACTCTACCGTGCAAGGGTCCACCGGAGGAAATTTCCCCGGTGGAGGAGTATCACTTTGCCTGTCGAATTTGTTACAATAGAAGTAAAAGAAATCAGGCGTGTGCGCGTCACCCGGAGTTACGAGGAAGCCCTCCGCCTTGCGGCCCGGCGCGCCCGGGAGCGCCTCGCAGAACTTGTTCCTGCGGGAGTGCCGGTTGTGAAGCGCCAGGTGAAGGTGCTTCAGGGCGGAGATCAGGGCCCTGTCCGGGTTGTCATCACAGCGGAAGCAGTTGAGGACATCGGGAGAGAAAGGCCGTTTCAGGCGCCGCGGAACCTGGGGGAGCCGCGGGTTCCGGAGAACCCGGGCGGAAGGGATAACCCGGCAATCGACTAA
- the yqfC gene encoding sporulation protein YqfC, which produces MPRESKKRFEQALAHFLELPRELVMDLPRVTLLGDMQVIVENHRGIIEYTRERVRISTSLGELVISGAGLALRTIFPDEIAVDGKIQGVLLGS; this is translated from the coding sequence TTGCCAAGGGAGAGCAAGAAGAGGTTTGAACAGGCGCTTGCCCACTTCCTGGAACTCCCCAGGGAGCTGGTCATGGACCTTCCCCGCGTTACCCTCCTGGGGGACATGCAGGTGATCGTCGAAAACCACCGGGGCATTATTGAATATACCAGGGAAAGGGTCCGGATCAGCACGAGTCTGGGGGAACTGGTGATCAGCGGGGCAGGCCTTGCCCTGAGAACGATTTTCCCGGATGAAATTGCGGTGGACGGCAAGATCCAGGGGGTGCTCCTCGGCAGTTAA
- a CDS encoding GatB/YqeY domain-containing protein produces MSLQERLFEDMKKALKAREAGRKQLSVIRMARAALKNHSIALGRELTDDDVIEVLAKEVKQRREAIMEYTRVNRPDVVAELEEEIAILEVYLPQQLSREEITRLAREAITATGAREVRSLGRVMSVLMPKMKGRADGKVVQEIVRKLLSGED; encoded by the coding sequence CTGTCACTGCAGGAACGGCTTTTCGAAGATATGAAAAAAGCTTTGAAGGCCCGGGAGGCAGGCAGAAAACAGCTCTCCGTGATCCGCATGGCGAGGGCTGCCCTCAAGAACCACTCTATTGCACTCGGGCGGGAGCTTACCGACGACGACGTTATTGAAGTGCTGGCAAAAGAGGTAAAACAGCGGCGGGAGGCCATCATGGAGTACACCCGGGTCAACCGGCCGGATGTTGTGGCAGAACTGGAAGAGGAAATTGCGATTCTTGAAGTGTATCTTCCCCAGCAGTTAAGCAGGGAGGAGATCACACGGCTGGCGCGCGAGGCGATCACTGCTACGGGAGCAAGGGAGGTGCGAAGTCTGGGGCGGGTGATGTCCGTCCTCATGCCCAAAATGAAAGGCCGCGCCGACGGAAAAGTGGTGCAGGAGATTGTCCGGAAGCTCCTTTCAGGCGAGGATTGA
- a CDS encoding 30S ribosomal protein S21, with product MAEVRVGKNESLDSALRRFKRSCQKAGILLEARKREHYLKPSVRRKKKSEAARKRRWS from the coding sequence ATGGCTGAGGTAAGGGTCGGAAAAAACGAATCTCTGGATAGTGCCCTCCGGCGCTTTAAGCGTTCCTGCCAGAAGGCAGGGATTCTTCTTGAGGCAAGAAAGCGGGAGCATTATTTAAAGCCTAGCGTGAGAAGAAAAAAGAAATCCGAGGCGGCACGCAAGCGGCGCTGGTCATAA
- a CDS encoding arginine decarboxylase, pyruvoyl-dependent, whose amino-acid sequence MLPVPGKFTLVAGHGEGDTPLNAFDAALLDAGVGNLNLLRVSSILPPGAVYHAQLVIPPGALVPAAYGYLTSGEPGRVIAAAIGVGFSPDTYGVIMEFEGFCTKEEAEARVTAMVEEGFKKRSLPLREVLVRAVEHRVERNGGVLAAAVFWY is encoded by the coding sequence GTGTTACCAGTTCCGGGTAAATTTACCTTAGTGGCAGGCCACGGCGAGGGAGACACTCCTCTAAATGCCTTTGACGCCGCCCTTTTAGACGCTGGAGTGGGGAATTTGAATCTTTTGAGAGTGAGCAGCATTCTGCCGCCGGGTGCCGTCTATCACGCTCAGCTTGTGATTCCGCCTGGCGCCCTCGTGCCGGCGGCGTACGGGTACCTGACCTCCGGCGAACCCGGGAGGGTGATTGCAGCCGCAATTGGGGTTGGGTTCAGCCCGGACACTTACGGCGTGATCATGGAGTTTGAGGGCTTTTGCACAAAGGAGGAGGCGGAGGCCCGGGTAACGGCGATGGTGGAGGAGGGTTTTAAAAAACGCAGCCTCCCCCTGCGGGAGGTGCTCGTCCGGGCGGTTGAGCACCGGGTGGAGCGGAACGGGGGCGTGCTTGCTGCCGCTGTGTTCTGGTACTAG
- a CDS encoding F420-0:Gamma-glutamyl ligase has product MPVEVIPVNTKIITPDDDLLEVIARYAAPFLKPGDTLVVAESVVAITQGRIIRPDHVKPGLWARVLARFIHQDGSLSSPYAMQVIMREEGTLRTLAAFCIAALTRLLLGRRGDFYRLAGEQASLIDDITGTMPPFDKHIVLGPRGSEKVVAEIRRRFGVEAAIIDANDLGKSKLLAATPGADRPLLIKIFRKNPAGNADQQTPFVIVRKARRKASSPGPAADQAGDTGLPGRAALGTRQDKKGYMPRVHQHRR; this is encoded by the coding sequence GTGCCCGTTGAGGTGATTCCCGTAAATACGAAGATTATCACCCCTGATGATGACCTGCTGGAGGTGATCGCCAGATATGCGGCGCCCTTTCTCAAACCGGGTGACACCCTGGTCGTGGCCGAAAGTGTTGTTGCGATCACCCAGGGGCGGATCATCCGCCCAGACCACGTGAAACCCGGGCTCTGGGCGCGGGTGCTGGCGCGCTTCATCCACCAGGACGGGAGCCTCTCCTCCCCCTACGCCATGCAGGTGATCATGCGGGAAGAAGGCACCCTGCGCACTCTTGCGGCTTTCTGCATTGCCGCCCTGACCCGCCTTTTGCTGGGCCGCCGGGGGGACTTTTACCGCCTGGCCGGGGAGCAGGCCTCGTTGATCGATGACATCACGGGGACGATGCCCCCCTTCGACAAGCACATTGTTCTCGGCCCCCGCGGCTCTGAAAAGGTCGTCGCCGAGATCAGGCGCCGGTTCGGTGTGGAGGCGGCAATTATTGACGCCAACGACCTGGGGAAGTCAAAGCTCCTGGCAGCTACTCCCGGCGCCGACCGGCCCCTCCTGATCAAGATCTTTCGAAAAAATCCCGCCGGCAACGCCGACCAGCAAACCCCCTTCGTGATCGTCAGGAAGGCCCGCCGGAAGGCCAGTTCGCCAGGCCCGGCTGCAGATCAGGCAGGCGATACCGGCTTGCCTGGAAGGGCAGCTCTGGGAACACGGCAAGACAAAAAAGGCTATATGCCGCGAGTGCATCAACATCGCAGGTGA
- a CDS encoding AMP-binding protein: MPVTEMLSRNARMYPDKVSLIEREPALNRRREITWLEFEKTSNRLANALLARGITRGDRVALIMTNCLEWLPVYFGILKTGALAVPLNFRFTAEETRRCVETVGAKVLIYGPEFTQRIEEIRDQISSVESFIFVGEQCPEKAENYFNVIADSPDGDPQVAICDQDDAALYFTSGTTGAPKPILLTHANLVSACITENRHHLQQHEDNFLCIPPLYHTGAKMHWFGNLIVGARAVLLRGVEPRWILEAVSEERVTIVWLLVPWAQDILDAIESGEVNLKDYRLEQWRLMHIGAQPVPPSLIIRWKKYFPHQMYDTNYGLSESTGPGCVHLGIENIHKVGAIGRPGFNWEARIVDDEGRPVPRGRVGELIIRGPGVMKGYYNDPEATSKVLKNGWLYTGDMAREDEDGFIYLVDRKKDIIITGGENIFPVEIEEFLRAHDDIKDAAVIGMPDRRLGEVPVAVVEAKPGRVLTEEMVMDFCQALPRYKRPRRVFFDKVPRNPTGKIEKPKLREKFCAGRIAKVI; the protein is encoded by the coding sequence ATGCCGGTTACAGAAATGCTTTCCCGCAATGCGAGAATGTATCCCGACAAAGTCAGTTTAATAGAACGCGAGCCTGCCCTTAACAGGCGGAGAGAGATAACGTGGCTGGAATTTGAAAAAACGTCCAACAGGCTTGCCAACGCTTTGCTGGCACGAGGCATCACCCGGGGCGACAGGGTTGCCCTGATCATGACAAACTGCCTGGAATGGCTGCCTGTTTACTTTGGGATCCTGAAAACTGGAGCTCTGGCCGTCCCGCTGAACTTCCGTTTTACTGCCGAAGAAACCAGGAGGTGCGTCGAGACCGTAGGCGCAAAAGTGCTTATTTACGGCCCTGAGTTCACTCAGAGAATTGAAGAAATCAGGGATCAGATAAGCAGCGTTGAGTCTTTTATTTTTGTAGGAGAGCAATGTCCTGAAAAAGCCGAAAACTATTTTAACGTAATCGCGGATTCTCCCGACGGTGATCCCCAGGTGGCAATATGCGATCAGGATGATGCAGCTCTTTATTTTACATCTGGAACTACCGGCGCTCCCAAACCTATCCTTCTGACTCATGCAAACCTTGTTTCTGCGTGTATTACCGAAAACCGCCACCACCTCCAGCAGCACGAGGATAATTTTCTGTGCATTCCTCCTCTTTACCATACCGGGGCGAAAATGCACTGGTTTGGAAACCTGATCGTGGGCGCCAGGGCGGTTCTGCTGCGCGGTGTGGAGCCCCGCTGGATTCTGGAGGCAGTATCGGAGGAAAGGGTAACCATCGTCTGGCTTCTCGTCCCCTGGGCCCAGGATATCCTTGATGCCATTGAAAGCGGGGAAGTCAACCTGAAGGACTACCGGCTTGAGCAGTGGCGGTTGATGCACATCGGGGCCCAGCCTGTGCCTCCGAGCCTGATCATCAGGTGGAAGAAGTATTTCCCCCACCAGATGTACGACACCAACTACGGCCTCAGCGAGTCTACAGGCCCCGGCTGCGTGCACCTGGGAATAGAGAACATCCATAAAGTTGGGGCTATAGGGCGGCCTGGTTTCAACTGGGAGGCCAGGATCGTGGATGACGAGGGCAGACCTGTTCCAAGGGGCAGGGTCGGGGAGTTGATTATCAGAGGGCCAGGGGTAATGAAGGGTTACTACAACGACCCGGAGGCCACCAGCAAGGTCCTGAAGAACGGCTGGCTTTACACCGGCGACATGGCAAGGGAGGACGAGGACGGTTTTATTTACCTGGTGGACCGGAAGAAAGACATTATTATCACGGGTGGGGAGAATATCTTTCCGGTGGAAATAGAAGAATTCCTGCGCGCCCACGACGACATCAAAGATGCTGCCGTCATCGGCATGCCCGACAGGCGCCTCGGGGAGGTCCCCGTGGCCGTTGTCGAGGCAAAGCCCGGAAGAGTACTCACGGAGGAAATGGTGATGGACTTCTGTCAAGCCCTCCCCAGGTACAAAAGGCCGCGCCGGGTTTTCTTCGACAAGGTGCCCCGCAACCCGACCGGCAAGATTGAAAAGCCGAAATTGCGGGAGAAGTTTTGCGCCGGGAGGATCGCAAAAGTCATTTAG
- a CDS encoding NTPase, with amino-acid sequence MQAAQKNFLLTGLPGSGKTTVLVKLAQLLGDRAGGFYTAEIRAGGKRLGFEVVTLGGKRATLAHVDFSSGRRVGRYGVKPENLGEALEEIKQALAQGGQKCLLIDEIGKMELSAPGFRETVLAALDSPLPVVATILAKPHPFCDGIKRRPDVRLIEVNRENREALPGKLYSAVIRHLKT; translated from the coding sequence ATGCAGGCCGCACAGAAAAACTTCCTGCTCACCGGCCTGCCGGGCTCGGGCAAAACCACGGTGCTCGTGAAGCTGGCACAGCTGCTGGGAGACAGGGCGGGCGGCTTTTACACCGCCGAAATCCGCGCCGGCGGAAAACGCCTGGGTTTTGAGGTGGTCACCCTGGGCGGAAAAAGGGCGACCCTGGCGCACGTGGACTTTTCCTCCGGGCGGCGCGTGGGAAGGTACGGTGTGAAGCCGGAAAATCTGGGGGAGGCCCTTGAGGAAATAAAACAGGCCCTCGCCCAAGGCGGGCAAAAGTGCCTGCTTATTGACGAGATCGGGAAGATGGAGCTCTCCGCCCCCGGCTTCCGGGAGACGGTTCTGGCGGCCCTGGACTCTCCGCTGCCAGTTGTGGCCACAATCCTGGCAAAGCCCCACCCCTTTTGCGATGGAATAAAAAGACGCCCCGATGTCCGCCTGATAGAAGTGAACCGGGAGAACCGGGAGGCCCTGCCCGGCAAGCTTTATTCTGCGGTAATCCGGCACCTGAAAACCTGA
- a CDS encoding endonuclease III domain-containing protein, translating into MAGELRVREQLMEIYHRLYRHFGPRHWWPAETPFEVIVGAILTQNVSWRSAAAAIKNLKEADLLSLPGILSCGEAELAALVRPARYHFQKAKKLQAFCRVVQEEYRGDLEAFLSQELEPLRRRLLRIYGIGPETADAIILYAAGKPIFVIDAYTHRIFNRLGFFPEKISYREMQRFFMEHLPPEVPLYNEYHAQIDALGHHLCLKRSPRCSPCPLSDLCRNHRQNSSGYQRPF; encoded by the coding sequence ATGGCAGGTGAGTTGCGGGTGCGGGAACAGTTGATGGAAATCTACCACAGGCTTTATCGGCACTTCGGCCCCAGGCACTGGTGGCCCGCGGAGACCCCCTTTGAGGTAATCGTCGGGGCGATCCTGACCCAAAATGTCTCCTGGCGGAGCGCGGCTGCAGCCATCAAAAACCTTAAAGAGGCGGATCTTCTCTCCCTGCCCGGAATTCTCTCCTGCGGGGAGGCGGAGCTGGCGGCCCTGGTGCGGCCTGCGAGGTACCACTTTCAGAAGGCGAAGAAACTGCAGGCCTTCTGCCGGGTGGTGCAGGAGGAATACCGGGGCGACCTGGAGGCCTTTCTCTCCCAGGAGCTGGAACCCCTGCGCCGCCGCCTCCTCAGGATTTACGGGATCGGGCCGGAAACCGCAGATGCCATCATCCTTTACGCGGCCGGGAAGCCGATCTTCGTCATTGACGCCTACACCCACCGGATCTTCAACCGGCTCGGCTTTTTCCCGGAGAAGATTTCTTACCGGGAGATGCAGCGCTTCTTCATGGAGCACCTCCCGCCGGAGGTGCCCCTTTACAACGAGTACCACGCCCAGATCGACGCCCTGGGGCACCACCTCTGCCTCAAGCGGAGCCCCCGCTGCAGCCCCTGCCCCCTGAGCGATCTCTGCAGAAACCACAGGCAAAATTCCTCTGGATACCAGCGTCCTTTTTAA
- a CDS encoding histidine triad nucleotide-binding protein yields the protein MADCIFCKIAAKEIGAQVVYEDDDFLAFRDIRPVAPTHVLLIPKKHFDSLLDLKAGDAPLAGRMLALVPQLAEELGLAREGFRVVINTGTLGGQTVNHLHFHLLGGRALEWPPG from the coding sequence TTGGCGGATTGCATTTTCTGCAAGATTGCGGCAAAGGAAATCGGCGCCCAGGTTGTTTACGAAGATGACGACTTTCTGGCGTTCCGGGACATCCGCCCGGTGGCGCCGACCCATGTCCTCTTGATCCCTAAGAAGCATTTCGACTCCCTGCTGGATTTAAAGGCCGGAGATGCCCCCCTCGCGGGGAGGATGCTGGCCCTGGTGCCACAGCTGGCAGAGGAGCTGGGTCTCGCCCGGGAGGGGTTCCGGGTGGTGATCAACACCGGAACCCTGGGCGGCCAGACCGTGAACCACCTCCACTTCCACCTGCTCGGCGGGCGCGCCCTTGAATGGCCCCCCGGCTAA
- the mtaB gene encoding tRNA (N(6)-L-threonylcarbamoyladenosine(37)-C(2))-methylthiotransferase MtaB, which yields MGRKKAAFYTLGCKVNQQETAALQELFRQHGYEIVPFESPADVYIINTCTVTHLADRKARQMIRRAGARASRPVVAVVGCYAQVAPEEVASLPGVDVVVGTQDRGRLVELVEQAARQKEAGGAPRIVAVRPLEAPGFEELPLPRTGVRTRAFLKIQDGCDQFCSYCIVPRARGGIRSLKPELVRERLERLLEAGYREVVLTGVHTSAYGRDLPGGVTLAGLLRELVGLPGEFRLRLSSVEPGEVTEELLEVMAGSPRICRHLHIPLQSGDDEILRLMRRPYTAAQYRELFYRTQARIPGVAVTTDVIAGFPGETDRRFENSYQFIASLPFRDLHVFKYSPRPGTAAAEMPDQVPPEVKDLRSRRLRNLAGELAAAYARRFLGKVLTVLAERRARGRADCWEGLSDNYLRVVFPVPPGARSVRGSFFPVQVLGVEGGDTLLGEPAVDAGLR from the coding sequence GTGGGTAGAAAGAAGGCCGCTTTTTACACCCTCGGCTGCAAGGTGAACCAGCAGGAGACCGCCGCCTTGCAGGAGCTCTTCCGGCAGCACGGCTACGAAATCGTCCCCTTTGAGTCGCCTGCCGATGTTTACATAATTAACACCTGCACCGTAACCCACCTTGCAGACCGCAAGGCGCGCCAGATGATCCGCCGCGCCGGAGCGCGAGCAAGCCGCCCTGTTGTGGCAGTTGTGGGGTGCTACGCCCAGGTCGCCCCGGAGGAGGTGGCCTCCCTGCCCGGTGTTGATGTTGTGGTGGGGACCCAGGACCGGGGCCGGCTTGTGGAGCTGGTGGAGCAGGCCGCCCGGCAGAAGGAGGCGGGGGGCGCCCCCCGGATCGTTGCCGTCCGGCCCCTTGAAGCGCCCGGCTTCGAGGAGCTTCCCCTTCCCCGTACCGGGGTCCGCACCCGCGCCTTTTTAAAGATCCAGGACGGGTGCGACCAGTTCTGCTCCTACTGCATCGTCCCCCGGGCGCGGGGCGGCATCAGGAGCCTGAAGCCGGAACTCGTCCGGGAAAGGCTCGAACGCCTCCTGGAGGCGGGCTACCGGGAGGTGGTGCTGACCGGTGTTCACACCTCCGCCTACGGGAGGGACCTGCCCGGGGGGGTGACCCTGGCGGGGCTGCTGCGGGAGCTCGTCGGGCTGCCGGGGGAGTTCCGCCTCCGCCTGAGCTCCGTAGAGCCGGGTGAGGTTACGGAGGAGCTGCTGGAGGTCATGGCCGGATCGCCCCGGATCTGCCGCCACCTCCACATTCCCCTGCAGTCGGGGGATGACGAGATCCTCCGCCTGATGCGCCGCCCTTACACGGCGGCCCAGTACAGGGAGCTGTTTTACCGGACTCAGGCGAGAATTCCGGGGGTTGCCGTCACCACCGATGTGATCGCGGGCTTTCCGGGGGAGACCGACCGCCGCTTTGAAAACTCCTATCAATTTATCGCCTCACTTCCCTTCAGGGATCTCCACGTCTTCAAGTACTCCCCCCGCCCCGGAACGGCGGCGGCGGAAATGCCGGACCAGGTTCCCCCTGAGGTGAAGGATCTCCGGAGCAGAAGGCTCCGGAACCTGGCCGGGGAGCTGGCTGCGGCCTATGCAAGGCGCTTTCTGGGGAAGGTGCTCACCGTTCTGGCGGAGCGCCGGGCGCGCGGGAGGGCGGACTGCTGGGAGGGCCTCTCGGACAACTACCTGCGGGTGGTGTTTCCGGTTCCCCCGGGGGCGCGCAGTGTACGCGGCAGCTTTTTCCCCGTGCAGGTGCTTGGTGTGGAAGGGGGTGACACCTTACTGGGAGAGCCGGCTGTTGATGCCGGTCTTCGCTGA
- a CDS encoding 16S rRNA (uracil(1498)-N(3))-methyltransferase → MHRFFLPSIPPGPEEFPLDSGAARKICRVLRLGPGDEIFLWDEKGKEYRARITKAAGRRVYVKVLEEKEPAGEPPLRIALVQGIPKGDKIEFIIQKATELGVWSIHPVVTERTVVQIPPERRAARLKRWQAIAAEAARQCGRASIPVVGEIAPFEGLREALEPGARKLIFWEGEGYGLKEYLRSTAPSSPVYLFIGPEGGFSPREVEAVLAGGGVSVSLGPRVLRTETAGLIGLSLILYEWGDLGGG, encoded by the coding sequence GTGCACCGTTTTTTTCTCCCCAGCATCCCCCCCGGGCCGGAGGAGTTTCCTCTTGATTCCGGAGCGGCAAGAAAGATCTGCCGCGTGCTCAGGCTCGGCCCGGGGGATGAAATTTTTTTGTGGGACGAGAAGGGGAAGGAGTACCGGGCCCGGATCACAAAGGCGGCGGGCCGCCGCGTCTACGTAAAGGTTCTCGAAGAAAAGGAACCTGCCGGAGAGCCTCCCCTGCGGATTGCCCTCGTTCAGGGAATTCCGAAAGGGGATAAAATCGAATTCATCATCCAAAAAGCAACGGAGTTGGGGGTCTGGAGCATTCACCCCGTCGTTACGGAGCGCACTGTTGTTCAGATTCCTCCAGAGCGCAGGGCGGCCCGGTTGAAGCGCTGGCAGGCAATTGCCGCGGAGGCTGCCCGCCAGTGCGGGCGTGCATCTATCCCGGTGGTCGGTGAGATCGCCCCTTTTGAGGGGCTGCGGGAAGCTCTTGAACCCGGGGCGCGCAAGCTGATTTTCTGGGAGGGGGAGGGGTACGGATTGAAGGAGTACCTCCGGAGTACGGCGCCATCCTCTCCCGTTTATTTGTTTATAGGGCCGGAAGGCGGCTTCAGCCCCCGCGAAGTGGAGGCGGTGCTGGCAGGCGGGGGTGTTTCGGTGAGCCTGGGCCCGCGGGTTTTACGCACCGAAACCGCAGGGCTGATCGGTCTGAGTTTGATCCTCTACGAATGGGGGGACCTGGGCGGTGGGTAG
- the dnaJ gene encoding molecular chaperone DnaJ, which translates to MAKRDYYEVLGVSRDATEAEIKKAYRRLARQYHPDMNPDRKEEAAEKFKEIHEAYEVLSDPEKRARYDRFGHAGAESPGFGAGGDFGFGGFGDLFDVLFENFGGPFARERRGPQRGADLQMEIELSFEEAAFGVEREVKINRWEDCEECGGTGAAAGTKPVTCPACGGTGQIRVTQAIAFGRFQTIRTCDRCHGEGRVIEKPCGACQGRGKVRRPRKVKIRVPAGIDTGSVLRLAGEGDLGAHGGPPGDLFVSVRVRPHKIFRREGDNVVCEIPISFVQAALGDEIEVPTLDGKTTLKIPEGTQPGAVFHLRGRGIPHLRGYGRGDQVVRINVVIPTRLTEKQKELLRQFEETTRAEQYQTRGKGFFEKMKDAFMG; encoded by the coding sequence ATGGCGAAAAGGGATTACTATGAGGTATTGGGCGTAAGCCGCGACGCTACGGAGGCGGAGATCAAAAAGGCCTACCGGCGCCTGGCCCGCCAGTACCACCCCGATATGAACCCCGACCGCAAGGAAGAGGCGGCGGAAAAATTCAAGGAGATCCATGAAGCCTACGAGGTTCTGAGCGACCCCGAAAAGAGGGCGCGCTACGACCGGTTCGGCCACGCCGGCGCCGAGTCCCCGGGTTTTGGGGCCGGGGGCGACTTCGGTTTTGGGGGCTTTGGAGACCTCTTCGACGTCCTGTTTGAAAATTTTGGCGGCCCCTTTGCCCGGGAGCGGCGCGGTCCCCAGCGGGGCGCCGACCTCCAGATGGAGATCGAGCTGAGCTTCGAAGAAGCGGCCTTTGGAGTGGAGCGGGAGGTGAAGATCAACCGCTGGGAGGACTGCGAGGAGTGCGGAGGCACGGGCGCTGCCGCCGGAACGAAGCCCGTGACCTGCCCGGCCTGCGGGGGGACGGGGCAGATCCGGGTGACGCAGGCCATTGCCTTCGGGCGCTTCCAGACCATCCGGACCTGCGACCGGTGCCACGGTGAAGGGCGCGTGATCGAGAAGCCGTGCGGCGCCTGCCAGGGCCGGGGGAAGGTCCGGCGGCCGCGGAAGGTGAAGATCAGGGTGCCCGCCGGCATCGATACCGGTTCGGTGCTCCGCCTTGCCGGGGAGGGGGACCTGGGAGCGCACGGCGGCCCGCCGGGGGACCTCTTTGTTTCGGTAAGGGTCCGTCCCCACAAGATCTTCCGCCGCGAGGGGGACAACGTCGTCTGCGAGATCCCCATTTCCTTCGTGCAGGCGGCCCTGGGAGACGAGATCGAGGTTCCCACTCTGGATGGAAAAACCACCCTTAAAATTCCCGAGGGGACCCAGCCGGGAGCGGTTTTCCACCTGCGGGGCAGGGGGATCCCCCACCTCAGGGGCTACGGGCGCGGGGACCAGGTTGTCAGGATCAATGTGGTGATCCCCACCAGGCTGACCGAGAAGCAGAAAGAACTCCTGCGCCAGTTTGAGGAAACAACCAGGGCCGAACAGTACCAGACGCGGGGCAAAGGTTTTTTTGAAAAAATGAAGGATGCCTTTATGGGATAG